A single region of the Solwaraspora sp. WMMD791 genome encodes:
- the purS gene encoding phosphoribosylformylglycinamidine synthase subunit PurS, with the protein MARVVVDVMLKPEILDPQGQAVANALPRLGVSDVSSVRIGRRIEIEFAGEPDVDRAREIADKLLANPVIEDYVVRLAEPADNPGEQS; encoded by the coding sequence GTGGCTCGCGTCGTCGTCGACGTCATGCTCAAGCCGGAAATTCTCGATCCCCAGGGCCAGGCGGTCGCCAACGCGCTGCCGAGGCTCGGTGTCAGCGACGTCTCGTCGGTGCGGATCGGCCGGCGGATCGAGATCGAGTTCGCGGGCGAACCCGACGTGGATCGGGCTCGCGAGATCGCGGACAAGCTGCTCGCCAATCCGGTCATCGAGGACTATGTGGTCCGCTTGGCCGAGCCGGCCGACAACCCGGGTGAGCAGTCATGA
- a CDS encoding trypsin-like serine protease, which yields MRIRLAVAAVATTLISLVAAPTAASAAPEEIIGGSTVSSAPWAAAVFSNGSFTCSGTIIAPDWVLTAEHCVGGSMSVRVGSVYRSSGGVTRTVSATYGRYDLALLRLSSSVSTTYVTLSSSYPPVGSTNTIYGWGMTCYSGCSASTQLKMASVQVTSTNVTDAYGGRAIRSTRINGNAWRGDSGGPQFYNGQQVGVASTANGVNIQNYGSVAYNRAWIQSVAGV from the coding sequence ATGCGTATCCGCCTGGCCGTGGCAGCAGTCGCCACCACCCTGATCAGTCTGGTCGCCGCACCCACCGCCGCCTCCGCCGCACCGGAAGAGATCATCGGCGGCAGCACCGTGTCGTCGGCCCCCTGGGCCGCAGCGGTGTTCAGCAACGGCTCGTTCACCTGTTCCGGCACGATCATCGCGCCCGACTGGGTGCTCACCGCCGAGCACTGCGTCGGCGGGTCGATGTCGGTGCGGGTCGGCAGCGTCTACCGCTCCTCCGGCGGAGTGACCCGTACGGTCAGCGCCACCTACGGCCGCTACGACCTGGCCCTGCTCCGCCTCTCCAGCTCGGTCAGCACCACCTACGTGACGTTGTCCAGCAGCTACCCGCCGGTCGGCTCGACGAACACCATCTACGGCTGGGGCATGACCTGCTACAGCGGCTGCTCCGCCTCGACCCAGCTCAAGATGGCCTCGGTCCAGGTGACCAGCACCAACGTCACCGACGCGTACGGCGGTCGGGCGATCCGCAGCACGCGGATCAACGGCAACGCGTGGCGGGGTGACTCGGGCGGCCCGCAGTTCTACAACGGCCAGCAGGTCGGCGTCGCCTCCACCGCCAACGGCGTCAACATCCAGAACTACGGCAGCGTGGCGTACAACCGGGCCTGGATCCAGTCGGTGGCAGGCGTCTGA
- a CDS encoding YbjQ family protein: MLVVTTNDLPGYEIRCVLGEVVTSVVRSINPFKEGVKALRGGKSDPEGPANLTKWRTEIIGKLGEAAKKKGANAVIGMRFDTRQIGSTHMELCAYGTAAVVLQIRPDAGDDSSQSKIVASHADSSAGNETGGSAGNK, encoded by the coding sequence GTGCTGGTCGTGACGACGAATGACCTTCCCGGCTACGAGATCAGATGCGTCCTGGGCGAGGTGGTCACCTCGGTGGTCCGCTCCATCAACCCGTTCAAGGAAGGCGTCAAGGCGCTGCGCGGCGGCAAATCCGACCCTGAGGGCCCGGCGAACCTCACCAAGTGGCGTACCGAGATCATCGGCAAACTGGGTGAGGCGGCCAAGAAGAAGGGCGCCAACGCGGTCATCGGGATGCGATTCGACACCCGACAGATCGGCAGCACCCATATGGAACTGTGCGCCTACGGTACCGCGGCGGTGGTGCTGCAGATCCGGCCCGACGCCGGCGACGACTCGAGCCAGTCCAAGATCGTCGCCAGCCATGCCGACAGCAGCGCCGGCAACGAGACCGGCGGCTCAGCCGGCAACAAGTAG
- the purB gene encoding adenylosuccinate lyase — MTSRPQIPNVLATRYASADLAALWSPEEKIRLERRLWLAVLRAQRDLGIAVPDGVVEAYERVLDRVDLAAIAARERVTRHDVKARIEEFSALAGHEHIHKGMTSRDLTENVEQLQIRASLELIRDRVVATLARLARLAVEHTDLVVAGRSHNVAAQATTLGKRFASAAEELLIAYERLTDLIDRYPLRGIKGPVGTAADQLDLFDGDAAKVAELERRVAAHLGFRRVLTSVGQVYPRSLDLDVLSSLAQVAAAPSSLATTIRLMVGQELVTEGFRPGQVGSSAMPHKMNTRSSERVNGLAVVIRGYLSMVGELAGDQWNEGDVSCSVVRRVALPDAFFAADGLFQTFLTVLDEFGAYPAVVSRELDRYLPFLATTRILVAAVRSGVGREVAHEVIKEHAVGVALAMREKGVADNDLFDRLAADERLGLSRDEIAAVVADRAGFVGAAGAQVQAVADRVAEVVAAHPHAADYQPAPIL; from the coding sequence GTGACCTCGCGCCCGCAGATCCCCAACGTGCTCGCCACCCGGTACGCCTCCGCGGACCTGGCCGCCCTCTGGTCGCCGGAGGAGAAGATCCGGCTGGAGCGGCGACTCTGGCTCGCCGTCCTGCGGGCTCAGCGTGATCTCGGCATCGCCGTGCCGGACGGCGTCGTCGAGGCGTACGAGCGGGTCCTCGACCGGGTCGACCTGGCCGCCATCGCCGCCCGCGAGCGGGTCACCCGCCACGACGTGAAGGCCCGGATCGAGGAGTTCAGCGCGCTCGCCGGCCACGAGCACATCCACAAGGGGATGACCTCCCGGGACCTCACCGAGAACGTCGAACAGCTGCAGATCCGGGCCTCGCTGGAACTGATCCGCGACCGGGTGGTCGCCACCCTGGCCCGGCTGGCCCGACTCGCCGTCGAGCACACCGACCTGGTCGTCGCCGGGCGCTCGCACAACGTCGCCGCCCAGGCCACCACGCTGGGCAAGCGGTTCGCGTCGGCGGCCGAGGAGCTGCTGATCGCGTACGAACGGTTGACCGACCTGATCGACCGTTACCCGCTGCGCGGCATCAAGGGCCCGGTCGGCACCGCCGCCGACCAGCTCGACCTGTTCGACGGCGACGCCGCCAAGGTGGCCGAGTTGGAGCGCCGGGTCGCCGCGCATCTCGGTTTCCGGCGGGTGCTGACCAGCGTCGGGCAGGTCTACCCGCGCTCCCTGGACCTGGACGTGCTCTCTTCGCTGGCCCAGGTCGCCGCCGCGCCGTCGTCGCTGGCCACCACGATCCGGCTGATGGTCGGCCAGGAGCTGGTCACCGAGGGCTTCCGGCCCGGTCAGGTCGGTTCCAGCGCCATGCCGCACAAGATGAACACCCGGTCCAGTGAACGGGTCAACGGGCTCGCCGTCGTCATCCGGGGCTATCTGTCCATGGTCGGTGAGCTGGCTGGTGACCAGTGGAACGAGGGTGACGTCTCCTGTTCGGTGGTGCGCCGGGTGGCCCTGCCGGACGCCTTCTTCGCCGCCGACGGGCTGTTCCAGACGTTCCTCACCGTCCTCGACGAGTTCGGCGCCTACCCGGCGGTCGTTTCCCGCGAACTCGACCGCTACCTGCCGTTTCTGGCGACCACCCGGATCCTGGTCGCGGCGGTACGGTCCGGGGTCGGCCGGGAGGTCGCCCATGAGGTGATCAAGGAGCACGCGGTCGGGGTGGCGTTGGCCATGCGGGAGAAGGGCGTGGCCGACAACGACCTGTTCGACCGGCTGGCCGCCGACGAACGACTCGGCCTGAGCCGGGACGAGATCGCCGCCGTGGTCGCCGACCGGGCCGGCTTCGTCGGCGCGGCGGGGGCACAGGTGCAGGCGGTGGCCGACCGGGTGGCCGAGGTGGTCGCCGCGCATCCGCACGCCGCCGACTACCAGCCCGCGCCGATCCTCTGA
- a CDS encoding DUF3592 domain-containing protein: protein MIQMGAGVYVVAVVPALVGVTAVGYGLLRWRRERAVAALGLRVTGRVTQSRVERRATGRTVFRPVVRFRTLTGEDAVTTGSRPSRRSFVAGAELDVVYDPADPDRADVAGVRLGPWYAVLGGAFIGFAAAVFFLFHSVAGQHLAGTLSYSPPIP from the coding sequence ATGATCCAGATGGGGGCTGGGGTCTATGTGGTCGCGGTCGTGCCGGCGCTGGTGGGAGTGACCGCAGTGGGGTACGGGCTGCTGCGCTGGCGACGGGAACGGGCGGTGGCCGCGCTCGGTCTGCGGGTGACCGGCCGGGTGACACAGAGCCGGGTGGAGCGGCGGGCAACCGGGCGGACGGTGTTCCGACCGGTGGTGCGGTTCCGGACGTTGACCGGCGAGGACGCCGTGACGACCGGCAGTCGGCCGAGCCGACGGTCGTTCGTTGCCGGGGCCGAGCTGGACGTGGTCTACGACCCGGCGGATCCGGACCGTGCCGACGTCGCCGGGGTCCGGCTCGGTCCGTGGTACGCGGTCCTCGGCGGGGCGTTCATCGGTTTTGCGGCGGCGGTGTTCTTCCTGTTCCACAGTGTCGCGGGGCAGCACCTTGCCGGCACTTTGAGTTATTCGCCACCAATTCCGTAA
- the purQ gene encoding phosphoribosylformylglycinamidine synthase subunit PurQ has protein sequence MTARIGVVTFPGSLDDGDAARAVRIAGGEPVRLWHGDADLHGVSAVVLPGGFSYGDYLRCGAIARFAPVMESIVAAAADGLPVLGICNGFQILCEAHLLPGALTRNQHLHFRNRDQLLRIETAGTAFTNAFSPKQEVLIPLKSGEGCYVADERTLDELESSGRIVARYVGGNPNGSLRDIAGVTNAAGNVVGLMPHPEHAVEDLTGPSRDGLGFFTSILKHLVGVPA, from the coding sequence ATGACTGCCCGCATCGGGGTGGTCACCTTTCCCGGCTCGCTCGACGACGGTGACGCCGCCCGCGCGGTGCGTATCGCCGGTGGCGAACCGGTCCGGCTCTGGCACGGCGACGCAGACCTGCATGGTGTCTCGGCGGTCGTGCTGCCCGGTGGCTTCTCGTACGGCGACTACCTGCGCTGCGGTGCCATCGCCCGGTTTGCACCGGTGATGGAATCCATCGTCGCGGCCGCCGCCGACGGGCTGCCGGTGCTCGGCATCTGCAACGGCTTCCAGATCCTGTGTGAGGCGCACCTGCTGCCCGGAGCGCTCACCCGCAACCAGCACCTGCATTTCCGCAACCGGGACCAGTTGCTGCGGATCGAAACCGCCGGCACCGCATTCACCAACGCCTTCTCGCCCAAGCAGGAGGTGCTGATCCCGCTCAAGAGCGGGGAAGGCTGCTACGTCGCCGACGAGCGGACCCTGGACGAGCTGGAGAGCAGTGGCCGGATCGTGGCCCGCTACGTCGGTGGGAACCCCAACGGCTCGCTGCGCGACATCGCCGGCGTCACCAACGCCGCAGGTAACGTCGTCGGCCTGATGCCGCACCCCGAACACGCCGTCGAGGACCTGACCGGCCCGTCCCGGGACGGACTCGGCTTCTTCACCTCCATCCTCAAGCACCTCGTGGGAGTGCCGGCATGA